One segment of Chelmon rostratus isolate fCheRos1 chromosome 17, fCheRos1.pri, whole genome shotgun sequence DNA contains the following:
- the xylt2 gene encoding xylosyltransferase 2: MVASARVQKLLRRYKLAIAAALTILLIQGLVVWSLRSLEEGEAERKIRRSKLPDHNSQDPKRDTALWEKQKFLSGKNRGRWSGRLEKTGGTAASALRRGTSRKGEKPSIRLKSPQERGTRGNGVDGVVLHDLSSSRNFNETRGGTDGAARLPAAAILGEPGSVDGAHQAPSSDFVPKCDIIGKDALSALHRAGSQQCRQEIANIVCQHQAGQLMPDTLPQFCPQLGVSNQVQAVGELDNSLSQVENPVRVAFVLMVHGRAVRQLKRLIKAIYHREHYYYIHVDKRSGYLHREVLQIAQQYPNVRATPWRMVTIWGGASLLKAYLRSMQDLLSMLDWKWDFFINLSATDFPTRTNDELVAFLSQQRDKNFLKSHGRENARFIKKQGLDRLFHECDNHMWRLGERSIPDGLEVSGGSDWFALTRRFVEYVINSQDDLVSGLKQFYSYALLPAESFFHTVLGNSHMCDTLVDNNLRVTNWNRKLGCKCQYKHIVDWCGCSPNDFKPQDLIRIQQLTRPTFFARKFESTVNQEAIDILDTHLYGQYAPGTVAIKAYWESLFEQLDGVGSLSDVALTAYTSFFRLGLKNLATMQSNTEACRFEPVGYPLSVHLYFYDDRFQGYLVRQEVQAVGSKVKETLEMWAVPQATFVLETNLKEFERLKNLEIGTEWDPKERIFRNFGGVIGPLNEPLAVQKWARGPNLTATIVWIDPALVVAASYDITVDVDAEYTQYKPPLQRPLRPGTWTVRVLKQWERVAEVRFLVMPLTFKDKEPLRKEEDSWLHAGPPGNLYLEQSFQQLSSVLKLPPQESATQEAQRKAQLVGQLLEAWVDSSVGAFWVTGDLCSAQTSSCPAIGLCSKTSWSSLSPDPKSELGPVKSDGRIR, encoded by the exons ATGGTGGCCAGCGCTCGAGTACAGAAGCTCCTTCGCCGATATAAACTAGCGATCGCCGCCGCATTAACTATCCTCCTGATCCAAGGGCTTGTCGTATGGAGCCTGAGAAGTCTAGAAGAAGGCGAGGCAGAG agaaaaataagacGGTCTAAGCTGCCTGACCACAACAGCCAGGACCCCAAGAGAGACACTGCACTTTGGGAGAAACAAAAGTTTTTGTCAGGGAAGAACAGGGGCAGATGGAGTGGCAGGTTGGAGAAGACGGGGGGCACAGCAGCCAGCGCGCTGAGGAGAGGGACCAGTCGCAAGGGAGAAAAGCCCAGCATCAGGCTGAAGTCTCCCCAGGAGCGGGGGACGAGGGGAAACGGAGTGGATGGTGTGGTCCTCCACGACCTGTCCAGCAGCCGTAACTTCAACGAGACCCGCGGTGGCACTGATGGCGCAGCCAGGCTGCCTGCCGCTGCCATACTGGGGGAGCCGGGCAGCGTGGACGGGGCGCACCAAGCCCCCAGCAGTGACTTTGTGCCGAAATGTGATATTATAGGCAAAGACGCGCTGTCTGCCCTTCATCGCGCAGGGTCACAGCAGTGCCGACAGGAGATTGCCAACATCGTGTGTCAGCATCAGGCTGGGCAGCTCATGCCAGACACACTTCCTCAGTTCTGCCCACAGCTCG GTGTATCAAATCAGGTCCAGGCCGTTGGTGAGCTGGACAACAGCCTGTCACAAGTGGAGAACCCCGTCAGAGTCGCTTTTGTTCTGATGGTCCATGGCCGCGCCGTACGGCAGCTCAAGCGCCTCATCAAAGCCATATATCACCGTGAACACTACTACTACATCCATGTGGACAAA CGGTCCGGCTACTTGCATCGGGAGGTCCTGCAGATAGCACAACAGTACCCAAACGTTCGAGCCACGCCCTGGCGGATGGTCACCATCTGGGGTGGTGCCAGCTTACTGAAGGCCTACCTACGCAGCATGCAGGACCTGCTCTCCATGCTGGACTGGAAGTGGGATTTTTTCATCAACCTCAGTGCTACAGATTTCCCCACCAG GACCAACGATGAACTGGTGGCATTTCTGTCACAGCAAAGAGACAAGAACTTCCTCAAGTCCCACGGGAGAGAAAATGCCAG GTTTATTAAGAAGCAGGGCCTTGACCGTCTCTTCCATGAGTGTGACAACCACATGTGGCGTCTCGGCGAACGCAGCATCCCAGACGGCCTGGAGGTCTCAGGCGGCTCTGATTGGTTCGCGCTCACCCGCCGCTTTGTTGAGTACGTCATCAACTCCCAAGATGACCTGGTGTCAGGGCTGAAGCAGTTCTATTCCTACGCTCTGCTCCCTGCTGAG TCTTTCTTCCACACCGTGCTCGGGAACAGTCACATGTGCGACACTCTGGTGGACAACAACCTGCGTGTCACCAACTGGAATCGTAAGCTGGGATGTAAATGCCAGTACAAGCACATCGTGGATTGGTGTGGCTGCTCTCCCAACGATTTCAAACCACAAGACCTCATTCGGATCCAG CAATTGACCCGTCCGACATTCTTTGCCCGTAAGTTTGAGTCAACAGTGAACCAGGAGGCCATAGACATCCTGGACACTCACCTGTATGGCCAGTATGCTCCAGGCACTGTTGCCATCAAGGCATACTGGGAGAGTCTGTTTGAGCAGCTGGACGGCGTGGGCTCACTCAGCGACGTGGCTCTCACTGCTTACACTTCTTTCTTTCGCCTGGGCCTCAAGAATCTGGCGACTATGCAGAGCAACACCGAGGCCTGCAG GTTTGAACCAGTAGGCTACCCTCTGTCAGTGCACTTGTACTTTTATGACGACCGTTTCCAAGGGTACCTGGTGCGGCAGGAAGTCCAGGCTGTGGGTTCAAAGGTCAAGGAGACACTGGAGATGTGGGCAGTGCCCCAAGCCACATTTGTCCTGGAGACAAACCTTAAGGAGTTTGAAAGGCTCAAGAATCTGGAA ATTGGAACGGAGTGGGATCCTAAAGAGCGAATCTTTCGTAACTTCGGTGGGGTGATCGGCCCTTTGAACGAACCACTGGCAGTCCAGAAGTGGGCACGTGGTCCCAACCTCACAGCCACTATTGTCTGGATTGACCCAGCtctggtggtggcagcatcttATGACATTACCGTGGATGTGGATGCAGAGTACACCCAGTATAAACCCCCTTTGCAGCGCCCGCTGCGGCCCGGTACCTGGACCGTACGGGTGTTAAAACAGTGGGAGCGCGTGGCGGAGGTTCGCTTCCTTGTCATGCCCTTAACCTTCAAAGATAAGGAGCCACTACGCAAAG AAGAGGACAGCTGGCTACACGCAGGTCCTCCAGGTAACCTGTACCTGGAGCAGAGCTTCCAGCAGCTGAGCTCCGTGCTCAAGCTGCCGCCCCAGGAGTCTGCCACGCAGGAGGCCCAGCGTAAAGCCCAGCTGGTGGGCCAGCTCCTCGAAGCATGGGTGGATAGCAGCGTAGGGGCATTCTGGGTTACAGGCGACCTGTGCTCCGCACAGACTTCATCTTGCCCAGCCATAGGACTTTGCTCCAAAACCTCCTGGAGCTCTCTGTCCCCAGACCCCAAGTCTGAACTGGGTCCAGTCAAAAGTGATGGGCGGATCAGGTAG
- the si:ch73-364h19.1 gene encoding uncharacterized protein si:ch73-364h19.1 yields MRGFALSLVSSGGFLKGTVTVSTEDMSTTASPTIPSSQLTSEQLTVVAASFSSLVFFVVIVVLLSIIYRKDPQCCKLRSYQGPHADMDAPPQYYSSRQTLVGSPCLEQTQITADNNAQAGQLFYVGLPSSYSLPTLEAPLPRLPSYESVRKKDRQRQIHMMIADRFGLNGPIVTEPPPTYEESIRQSMELPYSILSSSLDVPPQSIYTNTEPDTPRPVGSDTNSTVLPV; encoded by the exons ATGAGAGGCTTTGCGCTGAGTCTGGTGAGCTCAGGAGGATTTCTGAAGGGAACAGTCACAGTTTCCACAGAAGACATGTCCACAACTGCAAGTCCGACCATCCCCTCCTCACAGCTGACATCGGAGCAACTCACAGTGGTCGCTGCATCCT TTTCTTCTCTGGTGTTCTTTGTGGTTATCGTGGTGCTGCTGTCCATTATTTACCGCAAGGATCCACAGTGCTGCAAGCTGCGCTCCTATCAGGGCCCACATGCAGATATG GATGCGCCCCCGCAGTACtacagcagcaggcagacactGGTGGGATCTCCTTGTCTAGAGCAGACTCAGATCACGGCTGACAACAACGCTCAG GCGGGTCAGCTGTTCTACGTTGGCCTGCCCTCCAGCTACAGCCTGCCCACACTGGAGGCCCCCCTGCCGAGGCTCCCCTCCTACGAGAGCGTCCGAAAGAAGGACCGCCAGAGGCAGATCCACATGATGATCGCGGACCGCTTTGGCCTCAATGGACCCATTGTGACTGAG CCTCCTCCAACATATGAAGAAAGTATCCGCCAGTCTATGGAGCTACCATACAGCATCCTGTCATCTAGCCTGGACGTCCCTCCTCAGAGCATCTACACCAACACGGAGCCCGACACACCTCGTCCAGTCGGCTCGGACACCAACAGCACTGTTCTACCTGTGTGA
- the si:ch211-120g10.1 gene encoding butyrophilin subfamily 3 member A3, whose product MMQCFHFMVEPAKTLTAKIKESHKRAKKEKREPLDEDQLFIVDLARDLSRVCQRSAVLEHIWNQNDTWPTSLCRAFILQWASMLESKKRPMQTDGWPEMDESKQPDLINEQDLLEAKTVILNWIKDLRAQPEQSVWPGEPVAKVLEDLQSAWRWGRAPNLLTAMELVMWTLMVQRPDKDTIPQQWLMWKQRTQKIGAISYIPQPVWEWITDAAVEVTLDQDTANPDLLITDEKRMRCGFERKDVPNYHQRFDGWWCAVGLEGFSSGRHYWEVEVGERDWRLGVAKESALRKGFKSLNTDTGYLTLRLERGTELKALTVPFTALPPGLIPRKVGIYLDYDRGQLSFYDVDKHFHIYTYNESFADKLFPLFGTVEIIKDLVIKSPAAKTQCLCPTPCLWG is encoded by the exons atgatgcagtgttttcacttcatgGTGGAGCCGGCCAAAACCTTAACGGCCAAGATAAAG gAATCACACAAGAGGgcgaagaaggagaagagggagcCTCTGGATGAGGATCAGCTGTTTATTGTGGATCTGGCTAGAGATCTCAGCCGAGTGTGCCAG AGGTCAGCTGTCCTGGAGCACATCTGGAACCAGAATGACACCTGGCCCACCTCTCTCTGCAGGGCCTTCATCCTACAGTGGGCCTCCATGTTAGAGAGCAAG AAGAGGCCCatgcagacagatggatggCCCGAGATGGATGAGAGCAAACAGCCCGATCTGATTAACGAGCAGGACCTTCTGGAGGCCAAAACTGTGATCCTGAACTGGATCAAGGACCTGAGAGCTCAGCCTGAG CAAAGTGTGTGGCCCGGGGAACCTGTGGCGAAGGTTCTGGAGGACCTGCAGTCCGCCTGGCGTTGGGGCCGCGCCCCCAATCTGCTGACCGCTATGGAGCTGGTTATGTGGACTTTAATGGTGCAGCGCCCAGATAAG GACACCATACCGCAGCAGTGGCTCATGTGGAAGCAGAGGACTCAGAAGATTG GTGCCATCTCCTACATTCCTCAGCCAG TGTGGGAGTGGATCACAGATGCTGCAG TTGAGGTGACTCTGGATCAGGACACAGCCAACCCTGATCTGCTCATCACTGACGAGAAGAGGATGCGCTGTGGCTTCGAGAGGAAGGATGTTCCCAACTACCACCAACGCTTCGACGGCTGGTGGTGCGCTGTCGGCCTGGAGGGCTTCAGCTCAGGCCGCCACTACTGGGAAGTGGAGGTGGGTGAGCGGGACTGGCGGCTGGGTGTGGCCAAAGAGTCGGCCCTGAGGAAAGGCTTTAAGTCCCTGAACACAGATACGGGTTACCTGACCCTGCGGCTGGAGAGGGGCACTGAGCTGAAGGCGCTGACGGTGCCCTTCACCGCCCTGCCGCCGGGCCTCATCCCCCGCAAGGTGGGCATCTACCTCGACTACGACCGCGGCCAGCTGTCCTTCTACGACGTGGACAAACACTTCCACATTTACACCTACAACGAGAGCTTCGCTGACAAGCTGTTCCCCTTGTTTGGCACGGTGGAGATCATCAAGGATCTGGTGATCAAGTCTCCAGCAGCTAAGACCCAGTGTCTCTGCCCCACACCCTGCCTCTGGGGATGA